A single genomic interval of Comamonas sp. 26 harbors:
- a CDS encoding flotillin family protein: MSNLADLSLMTIIALVALLAIGIIFARLYKRSTKEIAFVRTGLGGQKVIMDGGAIVLPIFHERVLVNMNTLKLEVQRRERESLITKDRMRVDVTAAFFVRVKQTEEAVSIAAQTLGTRTMSPDELKALVEDKFVDSLRATAATMTIQELQDMRRDFVQAVQNAVAEDLEKNGLELESVSLTSLDQTDKKFFNPDNAFDAEGLTRLTEQTEARRKQRNDVEQDTEVQVRTKNLDATRQKLTIEKDQEFATLSQQREIENTRAEQSALIATQLAERSREAEAAKIEAERLVSQQRIEAERQVSQQRIEADREIRASEIEKNLVIQTREIELERHTETKRAEQRKQVEIARQDTQIAISTKSREQSDADAVANMARAEAVKAEEAVNTARQVAVAEREKNIQLIEASKEAEQNAISVKVSAAAEKEAAMDRAEALTIEARARQAAALAEAEGKRAINEALNTLSAAQIDLQVRTQLLQQLPLILSEAVRPMEKIDSIRIVQVAGMPGGASTTGQGNAAQGTFPEQVMNSALQYQIAKPIVDAVMKDAGLSNEGITGMAQSLAGMLSTQESAATSSALLQG, from the coding sequence ATGAGCAATTTGGCAGACCTGAGCCTGATGACCATCATCGCCCTGGTGGCGCTGCTGGCCATCGGCATCATCTTCGCGCGCTTGTACAAGCGCTCAACCAAGGAAATCGCCTTCGTGCGAACCGGCCTGGGTGGGCAAAAAGTCATCATGGATGGCGGTGCCATCGTGCTGCCGATATTCCACGAGCGTGTGCTGGTCAATATGAACACCCTCAAGCTTGAAGTCCAGCGTCGCGAACGCGAGAGCCTGATCACCAAGGACCGCATGCGTGTGGACGTCACCGCCGCCTTCTTTGTGCGCGTCAAACAAACCGAGGAAGCCGTTAGCATCGCCGCGCAGACACTGGGCACCCGCACCATGAGTCCAGATGAACTCAAGGCACTGGTGGAAGACAAGTTCGTCGACTCGCTGCGCGCCACCGCCGCGACCATGACCATCCAGGAGTTGCAAGACATGCGCCGCGACTTTGTGCAGGCTGTACAGAATGCAGTCGCCGAAGACTTGGAAAAGAACGGACTGGAGCTGGAGTCCGTCTCACTGACCAGCCTGGACCAGACCGACAAAAAGTTCTTCAACCCCGACAACGCCTTTGACGCCGAAGGCTTGACGCGACTGACCGAGCAAACCGAAGCCCGCCGCAAGCAGCGCAACGATGTGGAGCAAGACACCGAAGTGCAGGTACGCACCAAGAACCTGGATGCCACACGCCAAAAACTCACGATCGAGAAAGATCAGGAATTTGCCACCCTATCGCAACAGCGCGAGATTGAAAACACGCGCGCTGAGCAGTCGGCATTGATTGCCACGCAACTAGCCGAACGCAGCCGTGAAGCCGAAGCCGCCAAGATCGAGGCGGAGCGCCTAGTGAGCCAGCAGCGCATCGAAGCCGAACGGCAAGTAAGCCAGCAACGCATTGAAGCAGACCGCGAGATTCGAGCCTCCGAGATTGAGAAAAATCTGGTGATTCAAACCCGCGAAATCGAGCTGGAGCGGCATACAGAGACCAAACGCGCAGAGCAGCGCAAACAGGTCGAAATTGCCCGCCAAGACACACAAATCGCGATCTCCACCAAGTCACGCGAGCAATCTGACGCCGACGCCGTCGCCAATATGGCGCGCGCCGAGGCCGTGAAGGCCGAAGAAGCGGTGAACACCGCCCGTCAGGTCGCAGTCGCCGAGCGGGAAAAGAACATTCAGCTGATCGAGGCCTCCAAGGAAGCAGAGCAGAACGCCATCTCCGTCAAGGTGTCGGCGGCAGCAGAGAAAGAAGCCGCAATGGATCGCGCCGAAGCGCTGACCATTGAAGCCCGCGCCCGCCAGGCCGCAGCACTGGCAGAAGCCGAAGGCAAGCGCGCTATCAATGAGGCACTCAACACCTTGTCAGCGGCCCAGATCGATCTGCAGGTGCGCACGCAGCTCTTGCAGCAATTACCTTTGATCCTGTCTGAGGCCGTACGCCCCATGGAAAAGATCGACTCCATCCGCATCGTTCAAGTGGCAGGCATGCCCGGCGGCGCAAGCACGACGGGCCAAGGCAATGCAGCTCAAGGAACATTTCCGGAGCAGGTCATGAACTCGGCCCTGCAATATCAAATCGCCAAACCTATCGTCGATGCGGTGATGAAGGATGCAGGCCTATCCAATGAGGGCATTACCGGCATGGCCCAGAGCTTGGCGGGCATGCTCTCCACGCAAGAATCGGCAGCTACTTCGTCCGCCTTGCTCCAAGGGTAA
- a CDS encoding nucleotidyltransferase family protein, whose translation MTAKTTTSPFVQPPVMLLAAGRGERMRPLTDVTPKPLLQVQGVPLLQHHMQSLVAAGVSRAVINTGWLGEQIPAHFGSQFVLQGNGDERKQLSLVYSAEPAKAFETAGGISRALPQLGDVFWLAAGDVYAPDFTFSADAAQAFAQSNELAHLWLVPNPAHNLRGDFGLSEDGKALDLPADDASPRYTYSTIALLKAELFAQPWFEVHPGNPEGLRAPLAPLLRRAMADGRVGASLYTGRWVDVGTPERLAQLNQ comes from the coding sequence ATGACTGCAAAAACCACCACTTCTCCCTTTGTTCAACCCCCAGTGATGCTCTTGGCCGCAGGCCGTGGCGAGCGCATGCGGCCGCTGACCGATGTCACGCCAAAGCCCCTGCTACAAGTGCAGGGCGTGCCGCTGCTGCAGCACCACATGCAGTCGCTGGTAGCCGCAGGCGTGTCGCGCGCCGTCATCAACACTGGCTGGCTGGGTGAGCAAATTCCTGCCCACTTTGGTAGTCAATTTGTGCTGCAAGGCAATGGGGATGAGCGCAAGCAGCTATCGCTTGTTTACTCAGCCGAGCCTGCAAAAGCCTTTGAAACCGCAGGCGGCATCAGCCGCGCCTTGCCCCAGTTAGGTGATGTTTTCTGGCTGGCGGCTGGCGATGTGTATGCGCCAGACTTCACTTTTTCTGCCGATGCTGCGCAGGCTTTTGCGCAAAGCAATGAATTGGCCCACCTGTGGCTGGTGCCCAACCCCGCGCACAACTTGCGCGGCGACTTTGGCTTGAGTGAAGACGGTAAGGCACTCGACCTGCCCGCAGATGACGCCAGCCCGCGCTACACCTACAGCACCATCGCGCTACTGAAAGCAGAGCTGTTTGCGCAGCCCTGGTTTGAGGTACATCCCGGAAACCCTGAAGGCTTGCGCGCTCCGCTGGCCCCGCTGCTGCGTCGCGCCATGGCGGATGGCCGTGTAGGCGCATCGCTCTACACCGGCCGCTGGGTGGATGTGGGCACGCCCGAGAGACTGGCGCAACTCAACCAATGA